The Trypanosoma brucei gambiense DAL972 chromosome 10, complete sequence genome has a segment encoding these proteins:
- a CDS encoding 40S ribosomal protein S24E, putative gives MVFQKKKAEVTVRTSQFKVNKLLNRKQFVVEVNHPGWCGTVPAKLIRNRLASLYKVADENQISVFGFKTKFGGGKTTGFGLIYDDLAAMKRIEPNYRKARLGMGKKKLPARKSVKERRNRNKKIRGKAKGKMQTKKK, from the coding sequence ATGGTCTTCCAGAAGAAGAAGGCAGAGGTGACGGTGCGAACCTCGCAGTTCAAGGTGAACAAACTGCTGAACCGCAAGCAATTCGTTGTTGAGGTGAACCACCCCGGGTGGTGCGGCACTGTTCCCGCGAAACTCATTCGCAACCGCCTCGCGTCGCTCTACAAGGTCGCTGACGAGAACCAAATTTCCGTCTTTGGCTTCAAGACGAAATTCGGTGGCGGGAAAACGACTGGTTTCGGTCTTATCTATGATGACCTTGCTGCCATGAAGCGCATTGAGCCCAACTACCGTAAGGCTCGCCTGGGTATGGGTAAGAAGAAGCTTCCGGCTCGTAAGTCAGTGAAGGAACGCCGCAACCGAAACAAGAAGATTCGTGGCAAGGCGAAGGGCAAGATGCAGACAAAGAAGAAGTAA